Proteins co-encoded in one Verrucomicrobiota bacterium genomic window:
- the zwf gene encoding glucose-6-phosphate dehydrogenase encodes MDELQQLDELMTCRLDDGRKAVEPCSVVIFGASGDLTARKLIPALYHLFKERQMPPVFRVIGFARREKSDDSFRQELRTALDQFSRTKPVDDAVWSAFAASLHYCQGEFGDVADYAKLGSLLDSFGNAQLRHNLLFYLAIAPSQFAEVVEHLHRAGLLHKDEPRGWQRIVVEKPFGTDLPSATRLNDELTRFAHERQIYRIDHYLGKETVQNILMFRFSNSIFEPLWNRQSVDHVQITVSEKVGVGGRGGYYEEAGALRDMVQNHLSQVLSLIGMEPPVSLQAEAIRDEKVKLLKSIRPIRGADVAKQIVRGQYFAGMVDGELRPGYRQEPKVKTNSNVETYAALKLYIDNWRWSGVPFYLRTGKSMPLSASEVRVQFRPTPHVLFSAKCEGRLDPNAITLRLQPNEGIYLRFNGKVPGTTLAVRPVRMHFSYNTAFGAYTPEAYERLLLEAMAGDATLFIRRDEVETAWSFVDPIRAAWEGKALTNREFYSANTWGPVAAEDLLAQAGHVWRDPAPIK; translated from the coding sequence ATGGATGAACTGCAACAGCTCGACGAACTGATGACGTGCCGCCTGGACGACGGGCGAAAGGCCGTGGAACCGTGTTCGGTTGTCATCTTCGGCGCGAGCGGCGACCTCACCGCGCGCAAGCTCATCCCGGCGCTCTACCACCTGTTCAAGGAAAGGCAGATGCCGCCCGTGTTCCGCGTCATCGGTTTCGCGCGACGCGAGAAGAGCGACGACTCGTTCCGCCAGGAACTGCGCACGGCGCTCGACCAGTTCTCGCGCACGAAGCCCGTGGACGACGCGGTGTGGTCCGCGTTTGCCGCAAGCCTGCATTACTGCCAGGGGGAATTCGGCGACGTCGCGGACTACGCGAAGCTCGGCTCGTTGCTCGACAGTTTCGGCAATGCGCAACTCCGCCACAACCTGCTCTTCTACCTCGCGATCGCGCCGAGCCAGTTCGCGGAGGTCGTCGAGCACCTGCATCGCGCGGGCCTGCTTCACAAGGACGAGCCGCGCGGCTGGCAGCGCATCGTCGTCGAGAAGCCCTTCGGCACGGACCTGCCCAGCGCCACGAGGCTCAACGACGAACTCACGCGCTTCGCGCACGAGCGGCAGATTTACCGCATCGACCATTACCTCGGGAAGGAGACGGTGCAGAACATCCTCATGTTCCGCTTCTCCAATTCCATCTTCGAGCCGCTCTGGAACCGGCAGTCCGTGGACCACGTGCAGATCACCGTCAGCGAGAAGGTCGGCGTCGGCGGGCGTGGCGGCTATTACGAGGAAGCGGGCGCGCTGCGGGACATGGTGCAGAATCACCTCTCGCAGGTGCTCTCGCTCATCGGGATGGAGCCGCCCGTGTCGTTGCAAGCCGAGGCCATCCGCGACGAAAAGGTGAAGCTGCTCAAGTCCATCCGCCCCATCCGCGGCGCGGACGTCGCGAAGCAGATCGTCCGCGGCCAGTATTTTGCGGGCATGGTGGACGGCGAATTGCGCCCCGGCTACCGGCAGGAACCGAAGGTGAAGACCAACTCGAACGTGGAGACTTACGCGGCGCTCAAGCTCTACATCGACAACTGGCGTTGGAGCGGCGTGCCGTTCTACTTGCGCACCGGCAAGTCCATGCCGCTGTCAGCGAGCGAGGTGCGCGTGCAGTTCCGGCCCACGCCGCACGTGCTCTTCTCGGCCAAATGCGAGGGCAGGCTCGACCCGAACGCGATCACGCTGCGACTCCAGCCGAACGAGGGGATTTACCTGCGCTTCAACGGCAAGGTGCCCGGCACCACGCTCGCGGTGCGCCCGGTGCGGATGCACTTCAGCTACAACACGGCGTTCGGCGCCTACACGCCGGAGGCTTACGAGCGGTTGCTGCTCGAGGCGATGGCGGGCGATGCGACGCTTTTCATCCGCCGCGACGAAGTGGAAACCGCGTGGAGCTTCGTGGACCCGATTCGCGCGGCGTGGGAGGGCAAGGCGCTGACGAATCGCGAGTTTTACTCCGCGAACACCTGGGGCCCCGTCGCCGCCGAGGATTTGCTCGCGCAAGCCGGCCACGTCTGGCGCGATCCGGCGCCGATCAAGTAG
- a CDS encoding VWA domain-containing protein → MNRFFPAFVLAVFGGAQSFGAGFVMVSVPVDGLDPRGQPIVIVPQPPPRHPIPPRPPILPPRPYPFAPLEVASHKVAVRILDQLATTTVEQEFYNPNPQALEGTFMFPVPKGAHLSRFTLEIDGKKAEAELLDAAKARGIYEEIVRSMKDPALLEYAGRDLFRVRVFPIGPHAKRRVTLTWTQLLRNDSGLVSYVCPLGADKFSARPIKSVSVKVDLETSRPLKALYSPSHKIDVKREARRATVGFESANDRPDADFQLFFSQEQADVAMNLVAHRVGAEDGYFVLFASPGVETKGRKPQPKDVTFVIDTSGSMAGGKLEQAKKALLFCVENLNENDRFEVLRFSTEVEPLFEKLADAEPANRKRAADFIKELKPLGSTAIDDALRKALALAPPGVAGAGARPYVVIFLTDGKPTIGTTDEEQIVRNVREKNAAGTRVFCFGIGTDVNTHLLDRITEETRAYSQYVLPEEDLEVKLSAFYSKIKEPALANLKVKFPESVRATKLYPNALPDLFRGDQLVLAGRYSGHGRAKVVVEGTVGGEPRRFELDVEFPESQGGHDFIPRLWATRRVGFLLDEIRLRGENKELKDEVTELARQYSIVTPYTAYLIVEDERQRNVPEARRTLLRLEQDREAGRQAHWYYESFRLKKDGDEGVNSARQSLSLKLADAPTGALRDGGEAAKRTVSGPAHPGGFRGVIAGAPVATVPATPAMLATERVIEYAQQNRFVAGKSFFQNGNAWLDAEVQRAASLPREKVAFGSAGYFDLLRRVPQAAQWLSVGRNVQFVWGGIVYEVTD, encoded by the coding sequence ATGAACCGCTTCTTCCCTGCTTTCGTGCTCGCTGTCTTCGGCGGGGCACAGTCCTTCGGCGCGGGCTTCGTCATGGTGAGTGTTCCCGTGGATGGCCTCGACCCGCGCGGCCAGCCGATCGTGATCGTCCCGCAACCGCCGCCGCGGCATCCGATTCCGCCGCGGCCGCCGATCCTGCCGCCGCGGCCGTATCCTTTCGCGCCGCTTGAGGTGGCGTCGCACAAGGTCGCCGTCAGGATCCTCGACCAACTCGCCACCACGACCGTCGAGCAGGAATTCTACAACCCCAACCCGCAGGCGCTCGAAGGCACGTTCATGTTCCCGGTGCCGAAGGGCGCGCACCTCTCCAGATTCACGCTCGAGATCGACGGCAAGAAGGCCGAGGCCGAGCTGCTCGACGCCGCGAAGGCGCGCGGCATCTACGAGGAGATCGTCCGCTCGATGAAGGACCCGGCGCTGCTCGAATACGCGGGGCGCGACCTGTTCCGCGTGCGCGTGTTCCCCATCGGCCCGCACGCGAAGCGGCGCGTCACACTCACGTGGACGCAACTCCTGCGCAACGATTCGGGACTCGTGAGCTACGTGTGCCCGCTGGGGGCGGACAAGTTCTCCGCGCGGCCCATCAAGTCCGTGAGCGTGAAGGTCGACCTCGAAACCAGCCGGCCGCTCAAGGCGCTTTACTCGCCGTCGCACAAGATCGACGTGAAGCGCGAGGCCCGGCGCGCCACGGTTGGATTCGAGTCCGCAAACGACCGGCCGGACGCGGACTTCCAGCTCTTCTTCAGCCAGGAGCAAGCCGACGTGGCGATGAACCTCGTCGCACACCGGGTCGGCGCGGAGGACGGCTACTTCGTGCTGTTCGCAAGCCCGGGCGTCGAGACGAAGGGCAGGAAACCGCAGCCGAAGGACGTGACGTTCGTGATCGATACCTCGGGGTCAATGGCGGGAGGCAAGCTCGAACAGGCGAAGAAGGCGCTGCTCTTCTGCGTGGAGAACCTCAACGAGAATGACCGATTCGAGGTGCTCCGCTTCTCGACGGAGGTGGAGCCGCTCTTCGAGAAGCTCGCGGATGCCGAACCCGCGAACCGCAAGCGCGCGGCGGACTTCATCAAGGAACTCAAGCCCCTCGGCAGCACGGCGATCGACGACGCGTTGCGCAAGGCGCTCGCGCTCGCGCCGCCGGGTGTCGCGGGCGCAGGAGCGCGTCCATATGTGGTCATCTTCCTCACGGACGGCAAGCCGACCATCGGGACGACGGACGAGGAGCAGATCGTCCGCAACGTGCGCGAGAAGAACGCCGCCGGCACGCGCGTGTTCTGTTTCGGCATCGGCACGGACGTGAACACGCACCTGCTCGACCGCATCACCGAGGAGACCCGCGCCTACAGCCAATACGTGCTGCCCGAGGAGGACCTCGAAGTGAAGCTCTCGGCGTTCTACTCGAAGATCAAGGAGCCGGCGCTGGCGAATCTCAAGGTGAAGTTCCCCGAAAGCGTCCGCGCGACGAAACTTTACCCGAACGCGCTGCCCGACTTGTTCCGCGGCGACCAACTCGTGCTCGCCGGCCGCTACTCGGGCCACGGCAGGGCCAAGGTGGTCGTCGAGGGAACCGTCGGCGGCGAGCCGCGCCGGTTCGAGCTTGACGTGGAGTTCCCGGAATCCCAGGGCGGGCACGACTTCATCCCGCGCTTGTGGGCGACGCGGCGCGTGGGCTTCCTGCTCGATGAAATCCGCCTGCGCGGCGAGAACAAGGAACTCAAGGACGAGGTGACGGAACTCGCGCGCCAATACAGCATCGTCACGCCCTACACGGCGTATCTGATCGTCGAGGACGAACGCCAGCGCAACGTGCCCGAGGCGCGGCGGACCCTGTTGCGGCTCGAGCAGGATCGCGAGGCGGGCCGGCAGGCCCACTGGTATTACGAGTCGTTCCGCCTCAAGAAGGACGGCGATGAGGGCGTGAACAGCGCGCGCCAGTCGCTCAGCTTGAAGTTGGCCGACGCGCCCACCGGCGCGCTTCGGGATGGCGGCGAGGCGGCGAAGCGGACGGTTTCCGGCCCGGCCCATCCGGGCGGATTTCGCGGCGTCATCGCGGGCGCGCCCGTGGCGACCGTGCCCGCGACGCCGGCGATGCTGGCGACGGAACGCGTGATCGAGTATGCGCAGCAGAACCGGTTCGTCGCCGGCAAGAGCTTCTTCCAAAACGGCAATGCGTGGCTCGATGCCGAGGTGCAAAGGGCCGCGAGCCTTCCGCGCGAGAAGGTCGCGTTCGGTTCCGCCGGGTATTTCGACCTGCTCCGGCGTGTGCCCCAGGCCGCGCAATGGCTGTCCGTCGGGCGCAATGTGCAGTTTGTTTGGGGCGGGATTGTGTATGAAGTGACGGACTGA
- a CDS encoding methyltransferase domain-containing protein, translated as MADTNWEDRYQRADTPWEKGEPSPGLVDWLAAHPQSAVATVLVPGCGMGHDARAFAAAGFIATGLDIAPSAVRLAREKTTAAGLKADFQPGDFLADKPFARVDWIFEHTCYCAINPTRREDYARAVLRWLKPGGQFLAVHYLIPDTDGPPFGTTRDEVVARFSPRFELLEDWVPRSYPNRTGLERMFWWRRAAGDEA; from the coding sequence GTGGCCGACACGAACTGGGAAGACCGTTATCAGCGCGCTGACACTCCGTGGGAAAAGGGCGAACCTTCGCCCGGCTTGGTGGACTGGCTCGCCGCGCACCCGCAATCTGCCGTCGCGACCGTGCTCGTGCCCGGTTGCGGCATGGGCCACGACGCGCGGGCCTTTGCCGCCGCGGGCTTCATCGCGACCGGACTCGACATCGCGCCGAGCGCGGTTCGACTGGCCCGGGAGAAGACCACCGCCGCCGGACTGAAGGCGGATTTCCAACCCGGCGACTTTCTCGCGGACAAACCCTTCGCGCGCGTTGACTGGATTTTTGAGCACACGTGCTATTGCGCAATCAATCCCACCCGCCGCGAAGACTACGCGCGCGCCGTGCTGCGCTGGCTCAAGCCGGGCGGACAGTTCCTCGCCGTCCACTACCTGATTCCCGACACGGACGGCCCGCCGTTCGGCACGACGCGCGACGAGGTGGTCGCGCGATTCTCTCCAAGGTTCGAGTTGTTGGAAGACTGGGTCCCGCGCTCGTATCCGAACCGCACCGGGCTGGAGCGGATGTTCTGGTGGCGGCGCGCCGCCGGGGACGAGGCGTGA
- a CDS encoding redoxin domain-containing protein: MCSTPRPSAMLRSQSGERDRPRRSWAPQPTHPMKSHPKSRIVAVACLSAVLAAPLVLWAQDASEQVRALKKEFDTAYKAFVTEAQATKNPTPEQRAAIMAKSPQLKFGAQFLALGEKLGKDPAAAEAFVYVVQFNPRSADATKAMDLLARDHVNSPRVLPLIAMLPRLESEPASRLLKALAEKSTEASIQSAAKKAAETAAKGADFAIGKVAPEISGEDIDGKAFKLSDYRGKVVVIDFWGDW; the protein is encoded by the coding sequence ATGTGTTCAACCCCGCGACCGTCTGCCATGCTCCGCTCCCAATCAGGAGAACGAGACCGGCCGCGCCGGTCTTGGGCCCCGCAACCAACGCACCCGATGAAATCCCATCCCAAGTCCCGCATCGTGGCCGTGGCGTGCCTCTCGGCCGTCCTTGCCGCGCCACTGGTCCTCTGGGCGCAGGACGCTTCCGAGCAAGTCCGCGCGCTCAAGAAGGAGTTCGACACCGCCTACAAGGCCTTCGTCACCGAGGCGCAAGCCACGAAGAACCCGACCCCTGAGCAACGCGCGGCCATCATGGCCAAGTCGCCGCAGCTCAAGTTTGGCGCGCAGTTCCTGGCGCTCGGGGAGAAGCTTGGCAAAGACCCGGCCGCCGCCGAGGCGTTCGTGTATGTCGTGCAGTTCAACCCGCGCAGCGCCGATGCGACCAAGGCGATGGACCTGCTCGCGCGCGACCACGTGAACAGCCCGCGCGTGCTGCCGCTCATCGCGATGCTTCCACGCCTCGAGAGCGAGCCGGCGTCGCGGCTGCTCAAGGCCCTTGCGGAGAAGAGCACCGAGGCTTCGATTCAAAGCGCCGCGAAGAAGGCGGCCGAGACCGCTGCCAAGGGAGCGGACTTCGCCATCGGCAAAGTCGCGCCCGAAATCAGCGGCGAAGACATCGACGGCAAGGCGTTCAAGCTTTCCGATTACCGGGGCAAGGTGGTGGTCATCGACTTCTGGGGTGATTGGTGA
- a CDS encoding TlpA family protein disulfide reductase, producing the protein MYPHERSLVARLKDQPFALLGVNSDPKDKVVAALKRENITWRSWFDGGKTGGPIAQQYGVTSWPTIYVLDEKGVIRYKNVRGERMDEAVDTLLKELAAKGK; encoded by the coding sequence ATGTATCCCCACGAGCGGTCGCTCGTGGCGAGACTCAAGGACCAGCCCTTCGCCCTGCTTGGCGTCAACAGTGACCCGAAGGACAAGGTCGTCGCCGCCCTCAAGCGGGAAAACATCACCTGGCGTTCGTGGTTCGACGGCGGCAAGACCGGCGGCCCCATCGCGCAGCAATACGGCGTCACCTCGTGGCCCACAATCTACGTCCTCGATGAGAAGGGCGTGATCCGCTACAAGAACGTCCGCGGCGAGCGGATGGATGAAGCCGTGGACACGCTGCTGAAAGAACTCGCCGCCAAGGGCAAGTAG
- a CDS encoding aminotransferase class V-fold PLP-dependent enzyme, whose product MPSHPPFQFKVATEEWEFERIHELNYKTFVEEIPQHEPSATRRLVDRFHAENTYLICLCGGELAGMLAVRGRRPFSLDQKLPNLDDHLPAGRTPCELRLLAVERKYRAGHVFPGLLSQLWKHSIERGYDMGIISGTTRQLKLYRHLGFKPFGPLVGSGDAWFQPMSLVKEDFEPVIARLLNGFEDGPAPREKVNFLPGPVATHADVRRAFEATPESHRGDDFIATLQAVKLQLGSLTGATKVQVLLGSGTLGNDTVAAQLSLESAPGLVLANGEFGARLADHSRRWRLGFQTLEVPWGEPFDLDDVARALDRKNAPRWLWCVHGETSTGILNDLEGIKRLCAARGVKLAADCISTLGTAPVDLRGVWLASSASGKGLAAYPGLSLVFHHHDIAPAPDRLPRYLDLGMYATAPGVPFTQSSNLLHALHAAVRRVDWPQRLSTLAADSAALRARLRKLGFHVLAPEPHSAPGVVTLVLPPEVDSGEIGRKLEKAGYLLSAHSEYLRRRNWIQICLMGEFSHESLDALVGRLQRLDLAS is encoded by the coding sequence ATGCCCTCGCATCCTCCATTTCAGTTCAAGGTCGCCACCGAGGAGTGGGAGTTCGAGCGCATTCACGAGCTCAACTACAAGACCTTCGTCGAGGAAATCCCGCAGCACGAACCGAGCGCCACGCGGCGGCTCGTGGACCGCTTTCACGCCGAGAACACCTACCTCATCTGCCTTTGCGGCGGCGAACTCGCGGGCATGCTCGCGGTGCGCGGCCGAAGGCCGTTCTCGCTCGACCAAAAGCTGCCCAACCTCGACGACCACCTGCCCGCGGGCCGCACCCCCTGCGAACTGCGCCTGCTCGCCGTCGAGCGGAAATACCGCGCGGGGCACGTCTTCCCCGGCCTGCTCTCGCAGCTTTGGAAGCACTCGATCGAACGCGGCTACGACATGGGCATCATCTCCGGCACCACGCGGCAGTTGAAGCTCTACCGGCATCTCGGCTTCAAGCCCTTCGGGCCGCTGGTCGGCTCGGGCGACGCGTGGTTCCAGCCGATGTCGCTCGTGAAAGAGGACTTCGAGCCAGTCATCGCGCGGTTACTCAACGGCTTCGAGGACGGCCCCGCGCCGCGTGAAAAGGTGAACTTCCTGCCCGGCCCCGTCGCCACGCACGCCGACGTGCGGCGCGCGTTCGAGGCCACGCCCGAGTCGCACCGCGGGGATGATTTCATCGCCACCTTGCAGGCCGTGAAGCTCCAGCTCGGCTCGCTCACGGGCGCGACGAAGGTCCAGGTGCTCCTCGGCTCCGGCACGCTCGGCAACGACACCGTGGCGGCGCAACTCTCGCTCGAATCCGCGCCGGGGCTCGTCCTTGCCAATGGCGAATTCGGGGCGCGCCTCGCCGACCACTCGCGTCGGTGGCGGCTTGGCTTTCAAACGCTCGAAGTGCCGTGGGGCGAACCGTTCGACCTCGACGACGTTGCCCGCGCGCTCGACCGCAAGAACGCCCCGCGATGGCTGTGGTGTGTGCACGGCGAGACCTCGACCGGCATCCTCAACGACCTTGAGGGCATCAAGCGCCTCTGCGCCGCCCGCGGCGTGAAGCTCGCCGCCGACTGCATCAGCACACTCGGCACGGCGCCCGTGGACTTGCGCGGCGTCTGGCTCGCGTCGTCCGCCAGCGGCAAGGGCCTCGCGGCATATCCCGGCCTTTCGCTGGTCTTCCACCATCACGACATCGCGCCCGCGCCGGACCGGTTGCCGCGCTACCTCGACCTCGGAATGTATGCCACGGCGCCGGGCGTCCCGTTCACGCAGTCCTCGAATCTCCTGCACGCGCTGCACGCCGCCGTCCGCCGCGTGGATTGGCCGCAGCGCCTTTCGACGCTTGCCGCCGACAGCGCCGCGTTGCGCGCGCGGCTCCGCAAGCTCGGCTTCCACGTCCTCGCCCCGGAGCCGCACTCGGCACCCGGTGTCGTGACGCTCGTCCTGCCGCCCGAGGTGGATTCGGGCGAAATCGGCCGCAAGCTCGAGAAGGCGGGCTATCTCCTCAGCGCGCACAGCGAATACCTGCGCCGCCGCAACTGGATCCAGATCTGCCTCATGGGCGAGTTCTCGCACGAATCGCTCGACGCGCTTGTCGGACGGTTGCAGCGGCTCGATTTGGCTTCGTAA
- a CDS encoding secretion system protein E, protein MPPIKSFGERIADALVEDSLITQEQIEELLQIQKKEGTRLLKLLIDKSLVSDIDMVVSMGRVLNTAPVNLSRVSIPPEIASLVPRDVAINHKVIPVTRLDNKVFLAMADPLNVLALDDVKRITKLDVQPMIAPEKAILDKINNLDSGRASSMEDIIKSAQEQEELDREAEGAELVTTPTNSADAGDLAAAGEEAPVIKLANVILVQAINDKASDIHIEPFEKEVRLRYRVDGVLIDQQKPPKSMQHALISRIKIMSNLDIAERRLPQDGRMRMRVRGRDYDLRVSVLPTVHGEKAVLRVLDKSNLSGSIDKLGLDKNTFRRVKEAIDAPHGLILVTGPTGSGKTTTLYSALNELNNPDFNIVTVEDPVEFQLIGVNQVPVRKEIGLSFANALRSILRQDPDIVMIGEIRDAETAEIAVEAALTGHQVLSTMHCNDAPGAISRMDDMGIAPFLISSSVILSCAQRLVRRICSVCKEPVSYPPKMFEDLHIEPKFFEGAQLFRGHGCERCKNSGYAGRAAIIEAMTVSDSIRKLVIQRLSANEIGKVAVTEGMQTLRMVALEKAREGITTLEQVLVTTPSPH, encoded by the coding sequence ATGCCGCCCATCAAATCCTTTGGCGAACGCATCGCCGACGCGCTCGTCGAGGACTCGCTCATCACGCAGGAGCAGATCGAGGAGTTGCTGCAAATTCAGAAGAAGGAAGGCACGCGCCTGCTCAAGCTCCTCATCGACAAGTCGCTCGTCTCCGACATTGACATGGTCGTGAGCATGGGCCGCGTCCTCAACACCGCGCCCGTCAACCTCTCGCGCGTCTCCATCCCGCCCGAGATCGCCTCGCTCGTGCCGCGCGACGTCGCCATCAATCACAAGGTCATTCCCGTCACACGGCTTGACAACAAGGTCTTCCTCGCGATGGCCGACCCGCTCAACGTCCTCGCCCTCGACGACGTCAAGCGCATCACCAAGCTCGACGTCCAGCCGATGATCGCCCCGGAGAAGGCCATCCTCGACAAGATCAACAACCTCGACTCGGGCAGGGCCAGTTCCATGGAGGACATCATCAAGTCCGCCCAGGAACAGGAGGAACTCGACCGCGAGGCCGAAGGCGCAGAACTCGTCACCACTCCGACCAACAGCGCCGACGCCGGCGACCTTGCCGCGGCGGGCGAGGAAGCCCCGGTCATCAAGCTCGCCAACGTCATCCTCGTCCAGGCCATCAACGACAAGGCGAGCGACATCCACATCGAGCCCTTCGAGAAGGAAGTCCGCCTGCGCTACCGCGTGGATGGCGTGCTCATTGACCAGCAGAAGCCGCCCAAGTCCATGCAGCACGCGCTCATCTCGCGCATCAAAATCATGTCGAACCTCGACATCGCCGAGCGCCGCCTGCCGCAGGACGGCCGGATGCGCATGCGCGTCCGCGGCCGCGACTACGACCTGCGCGTCTCCGTGCTCCCCACCGTCCACGGCGAGAAGGCCGTGCTCCGCGTGCTCGACAAATCCAACCTCTCCGGCTCCATCGACAAGCTCGGCCTCGACAAAAACACCTTCCGCCGCGTCAAGGAAGCCATCGACGCGCCGCACGGACTCATCCTCGTCACCGGCCCCACGGGCTCGGGCAAGACCACCACCCTTTACTCGGCGCTCAATGAACTCAACAACCCCGACTTCAACATCGTGACCGTCGAGGACCCCGTCGAGTTCCAGCTCATCGGCGTCAACCAGGTCCCCGTCCGCAAGGAAATCGGCCTGAGCTTTGCCAACGCCCTGCGCTCGATTCTCCGCCAGGACCCCGACATCGTGATGATCGGCGAAATCCGCGACGCCGAGACCGCCGAGATCGCCGTCGAGGCCGCGCTCACCGGCCACCAGGTGCTCTCCACCATGCACTGCAACGACGCCCCCGGCGCCATCTCCCGCATGGACGACATGGGCATCGCGCCGTTCCTCATCTCCAGCTCCGTCATTCTCTCCTGCGCCCAGCGCCTCGTGCGCCGCATCTGCTCGGTCTGCAAGGAGCCGGTCTCCTACCCGCCGAAAATGTTCGAGGACCTCCACATCGAGCCGAAGTTCTTCGAGGGCGCGCAACTCTTCCGCGGCCACGGATGCGAGCGTTGCAAGAACTCCGGCTACGCCGGGCGCGCCGCCATCATCGAGGCCATGACCGTGAGCGACTCCATCCGCAAGCTCGTCATCCAGCGCCTCAGCGCGAACGAAATCGGCAAGGTCGCCGTCACCGAGGGCATGCAGACCCTCCGCATGGTCGCGCTCGAAAAAGCCCGCGAAGGCATCACCACCCTCGAACAGGTGCTCGTCACCACGCCGAGCCCGCACTAG
- a CDS encoding dienelactone hydrolase, whose translation MLGRARARQRTPLRAQHGRRPCLPRPPHHHKMSTTNLAAKERKVLKGLIVPCALGALSWLSVHPALAQEPVNLLRPPTVAPANAPALSPLLLPDRDGINTIRSTNAWNARRETLKREWAGILGEFPKQKPAFRAEVLETEEFPEMTRQHVRYQVEEGVFTDGYLLAPRGRQGRRPGVVVFHQTVRTHAQQPAGVDASNPELTTGVQLVKRGYVVLCPRCFIFDDGTNYLGNVSLMQKRHPAWTGMARMTWDGIRAADFLEAQPNVDKSRLGAIGHSLGAKEVLYAAAFDGRYQVAVFSEGGIGMGFSNWEAPWYLGPQIKKAEFKRDHHELIALIAPRAFLLLAGESADGDRSWPFIAAARPIYGMLGASDNLGWLNHRAGHRYPPNAQEIAGEFLDRHLKP comes from the coding sequence ATGCTGGGCCGCGCCCGTGCTCGCCAACGGACTCCTCTACGTGCGCAACATGGCCGGCGACCTTGTCTGCCTCGACCTCCGCACCACCACAAAATGAGCACGACGAACCTGGCCGCGAAGGAACGCAAAGTTCTCAAAGGGCTGATCGTGCCCTGCGCTCTTGGTGCTCTTTCGTGGCTGTCAGTCCACCCCGCCCTGGCGCAAGAACCCGTCAACCTGCTGCGCCCGCCCACGGTCGCGCCCGCGAATGCGCCCGCACTTTCGCCGCTGCTGCTGCCCGACAGGGACGGCATCAACACCATCCGCTCCACCAACGCGTGGAACGCGCGGCGCGAGACGCTGAAGCGCGAGTGGGCCGGCATCCTCGGCGAGTTTCCGAAACAAAAACCGGCCTTCCGCGCCGAGGTGCTCGAGACCGAGGAATTCCCCGAGATGACCCGCCAGCACGTGCGCTATCAGGTCGAGGAAGGCGTCTTCACCGACGGCTACCTGCTTGCGCCGCGGGGAAGGCAGGGCCGCCGCCCTGGCGTCGTCGTCTTCCACCAGACCGTGCGCACGCACGCGCAACAACCCGCGGGTGTGGACGCCTCGAACCCCGAGCTCACCACCGGCGTGCAACTCGTCAAGCGCGGCTACGTGGTGCTCTGCCCGCGCTGCTTCATCTTCGACGACGGCACGAACTACCTCGGCAACGTGAGCCTGATGCAGAAGCGGCACCCCGCGTGGACCGGCATGGCGCGCATGACGTGGGACGGCATCCGCGCGGCGGACTTCCTCGAAGCGCAGCCCAACGTGGACAAGTCGCGGCTCGGCGCCATCGGCCACTCGCTCGGGGCGAAGGAAGTGCTCTACGCGGCGGCGTTCGACGGGCGTTACCAGGTTGCCGTGTTCAGCGAAGGCGGCATCGGCATGGGCTTCAGCAACTGGGAAGCGCCGTGGTATCTCGGCCCGCAGATCAAGAAGGCGGAGTTCAAGCGCGACCACCACGAACTCATCGCGCTGATCGCGCCGCGCGCATTCCTGCTGCTCGCGGGCGAGTCCGCGGACGGCGACCGGAGTTGGCCGTTCATCGCAGCCGCGCGGCCCATTTACGGGATGCTCGGCGCGTCGGACAACCTCGGCTGGCTCAACCACCGCGCCGGCCACCGCTATCCGCCCAACGCACAGGAAATCGCCGGCGAATTCCTCGACCGGCACTTGAAACCGTGA